CCCTCCTCCACCCCCTCTTCGTGGAGCTCATGGAGGCCTACCCACCCGCGCCTGGCTTTGAGAAGGACGGGAAGTGGGACTGGGAGAAGATCGTTGAGGAGATCCAGAAGGACGGCCACGGCTCCGTGCAGAACCTCCCCTTCGTCCCTGAGGCCATAAGGCGAGTCTTCCTTTGTGCCCACGACATCCACCCCTTGGACCACGTGCGCATGCAGGGCGTGGTCCAAAGGGCCTTTGACGCCGAGGGGTACGCCGCCAACTCCATCTCCAAGACCATCAACCTCCCCAACCACGCCACGGTGGAGGATGTGGAGGCCGCCTACACCGAGGCCTACCGCACGGGGTGCAAGGGGATCACCGTCTACCGGGACGGCTCCCGGGAGTTCCAGGTCCTCACGGTGAAGAGGGAGGCCAAAGAGGAGAAGGCGGGGAAAAAGGAGGAGGCGAAGCCCCAGGAGACCAGGGCCCACGAGCCCGGCAGGCCCGTCTACGAGCGGCCCGGCCGCCTCATGGGCTTCACCGACATGGTCAAGCTCTTCGCCCCCGATGGGTCCAAGCGGAGCTTCCTCGTCACGGTGAACACCCTGGAGGGAAGGCCCATTGAGGTCATCCTCACCTCGGGCAAGGCCGGGGACGAGGCGAACGCCGACAGCGAGGCCCTAGGCCGGGTGGTCTCCATCGCCCTCCAGTACGGGGTACCCCCGGAGGCCATCGTGCGCACCCTCCGGGGCATCAACGGGGGGCTTTACGGCACCTACCAGGGCAGGCTCGTCTCCAGCAAGGCCGACCTCATCGCCGTGGCCCTGGAGACCGTCCCCCAGATGGCCCCAGGGGCCCCGGAGGACCTCTCCTCCGCCCCCGCCCTCTCGGGCGGCGGGATCGCCCTGGCCGGAGCCGCCCCCTGCCCCTCCTGCGGGGAGAGGACCCTGGTGCGGGAGGAGGGGTGCTGGAAGTGCCAGGCCTGCGGCTACGCCAAGTGCGGCTGAGGCGGCCCCGGAACACCCGGGGGAGGTCCTAGGGCCCCCAAAAAGCGCTCGGGCCGGGTCCAAAGGCCCGGCCCCTTATACTGGCCCTGTGCGGGTCAAGATCTGCGGCATCACCCGCCTGCAGGACGCCCTCCTCGCCGAGGCCCTGGGGGCCTTCGCCTTGGGCTTTGTCCTCGCCCCGGGCTCCCGCCGCAGGATCGCCCCGGAAGCCGCCCGGGCCATCGGAGAGGCCCTGGGCCCGTTCGTGGTGCGGGTAGGGGTCTTCCGCGACCAACCGCCCGAGGAGGTGCTCCGCCTTATGGAGGAGGCCCGGCTCCAGGTGGCCCAGCTCCACGGGGAGGAGCCCCCCGAGTGGGCGGAGGCCGTGGGGCGCTTCTACCCCGTGATCAAGGCCTTCCCCCTCGAGGGCCCCGCGCGGACCGAGTGGGCGGATTACCCCGCCCAGGCCCTCCTCCTGGACGGGAAGCGCCCGGGAAGCGGGGAGGCCTACCCCCGGGCCTGGGCCAAGCCCCTCCTCGCCACGGGAAGGCGGGTCATCCTGGCGGGGGGGATTGCCCCGGAGAACCTGGAGGAGGTCCTCGCCCTCAGGCCCTACGCCCTGGACCTGGCGAGCGGGGTGGAGGAGGCCCCCGGGGTGAAGAGCGCGGAGAGGCTGCGGGCCCTCTTCGCCCGCCTCGCCTCCCTTAGGATGGAAGGGTGATCGGGAGGCGCCACCCCTACTACCCGTACTTGGAGGCGGCCCTGGAGGCGGCGAGCCTCGCCCGAGGCATCCACCTCTACTACCTGGAAAAGGGCTTCACCGAAGGGACCAAGTCCGGCCCCACCGACTTGGTGACCCAGGCGGACCGGGAGGCGGAGGAGGCGGTGAAGGGCCTCCTCCTCTCCCGCTTCCCCGAAGCGGGGTTTCTGGGGGAGGAAGGGGGGAGTGAGGGCGGGAAGGCCCTCCGCTTCATCGTGGACCCGCTGGACGGGACGGTGAACTACGCCCACGGCTTCCCCTTCTTCGCGGTATCCATCGCCCTCGAGGCCGAGGGCGCCATCCAGATGGGCGTGGTGATGGACACCGCCCGGGGGGAGGTCTTCTACGCCCTGAGGGGGGAAGGGGCCTACCTCAACGGCCGCCCCATCCGGGTCACGGGGCGGGAGAGCCTCGTGGGAAGCCTCCTCGCCACAGGCTTCCCCTACGACGTGGCCAAAGACCCGGAAAACCTCACCTACTTTGAACGGGCCCTGCGCAAGGGCCTGCTCGTCCGCAGACCCGGGGCGGCGGCCCTGGACCTGGCCTACGTGGCCGCGGGGCGGCTGGAGGGCTTCTGGGAGGTGAAGCTGAACCCCTGGGACGTGGCGGCGGGGTGGCTCCTCGTGGAGGAGGCGGGGGGAAGGGTGACGGACCTCGAGGGGAACCCCTACCGCCTGGGCAGCCGCTACATCCTCGCCACCAACGGACGGGTCCACGAGGCCCTGCGCCGGACCCTCCTGGGCCTGGACTGAGGGCCTGCGAGGGCCTCCCCTTGGTCCGGCAGGGCGAAGCAGGCCCAAGGGGACTAGGGACTTTCCGCCCGGGCCCGGCCGTAGCCCAAGGAGGTCTTGGCCCCCACGCCGCTAAAGAAGGCGAAGCGGCCCAGGGCGGAAAGCCAAAGGGCCTCCTCCTCCGTGGCCCGGGGCAGGTGGTAGACCACCCGCCCCACGAAGCCCGCGGTGTCCACCTCCGTGCGGGCGGGGAGGGTGCGCCCCTCCAGGCTCCGCACCGTGGTCCTCTCCAAAAGGGCCTCCCTCACCCCTTCGGGGGCCTTCAGGGGGCCGAAGGCCTCGAGGCGCCGGAGAAGGCTTTCCAGCACCAGCCTTGGCTCGGGGACCGGGTAGTGGACCCCTTTTCTGCGGAAGAAGGTGGGGCTGGCGAAGCGCAGGGCGAGGTCCCGGGAAGGAGGCCCCTGGAAGAGGCGGGGATAGGTGGAAACCCCCGCCCAGGGGTGCCCCTCCTGGAGCACGGCCCGCACCCGAAAAGGAGGCCCAAGCCGCACCTCCTCCCCCTCCAGGGCGTAGAGGCGGGGGGCGAGGCGGGCGTAGAGCTCCTCCTTGAGGAGGCTCACCCGGGCCCAGGACCCCCCCTCCCGCCCCCCGAAGCCCAGGGCGAAGGGGTTTTCCCCCTGGTCGTGCACCTCCGGGGCCACCTCCCGAAGGAGGCCGTAGAAGAAGCCTCTGAGGCCCAAGGGCTCGGGGAGGCCTTCCCCCTCGAGGACCAGGACCAAGGCGGCGAGGACCACGGCTAAAACCCCGGGGAAACGGGCTTTGGGGAAAGGAGCCCGCGCCGAGCCCGGGCCGGGCAGGGGGGCCGGTCCGGGTCCAGAAGCCTGGCCCTCCGGCGGAGGTCCCCCAGAAGGCGGCCCTCCAGATGGCCCCAAAACCCAAAGCGCCGGACCCCCTCCCCGTGGCCTTTCAGGAGGTGGGTCGGCTTCCCCCGCAGGACGTGGTCCGGGAAGCCATACACCAGGGCAGAGAGGCGCTTTCCCATGGGGAAAGGCTAAGTGGTTGCACGTTGATTTCGCAACACGGGTCGCCCGAAATAAGGCTTGGGAAGGTCCTTTTGGGGCCCCCACCGCGGCGAAAGCCGCGGTGGGGTACTTAGCCAAAGGCCCCCGGGGGCCGCAATCCCTTGTGCCCTTCCTCCCCCTTCGCCCGGCTGGCCCCAAGGAAACCCTTTGCCGGGCCCCCATGCCGGCCCAAGCCCGCGTGGGGTGGCCTTACGAGGCCCAATCCCTCCGGAACGCCCCAAAGAACCCCGTCTTGGACGACGCTCTTAGAGGGAGTCTTGGGAAAAGCCTTCCTGAACCCCCACCGCGGGCGAAAGGGTGGGGCTTTAAGGAGGGGTGTCCCACCAAAAGCGTTTCCCCGGGGGCTTTGCCCCGGGGCGTTTCTGGTGGAGCCGACGGGACTCGAACCCGTGACCTCCTGAGTGCGATTCAGGCGCGCTCCCAACTGCGCCACGGCCCCGCGCGCCCTATATGGTACCGAGGGGCTTGGGCCTTGTCTAGTCCCCCTCTCTGAGCCGCACCTCCACCCGGCCCTTCTTGTCCTTCACGGAGAGCTTGGCCTTGGCCTTGCCCTTG
This region of Thermus thermophilus genomic DNA includes:
- a CDS encoding phosphoribosylanthranilate isomerase, producing MRVKICGITRLQDALLAEALGAFALGFVLAPGSRRRIAPEAARAIGEALGPFVVRVGVFRDQPPEEVLRLMEEARLQVAQLHGEEPPEWAEAVGRFYPVIKAFPLEGPARTEWADYPAQALLLDGKRPGSGEAYPRAWAKPLLATGRRVILAGGIAPENLEEVLALRPYALDLASGVEEAPGVKSAERLRALFARLASLRMEG
- a CDS encoding inositol monophosphatase family protein, whose protein sequence is MIGRRHPYYPYLEAALEAASLARGIHLYYLEKGFTEGTKSGPTDLVTQADREAEEAVKGLLLSRFPEAGFLGEEGGSEGGKALRFIVDPLDGTVNYAHGFPFFAVSIALEAEGAIQMGVVMDTARGEVFYALRGEGAYLNGRPIRVTGRESLVGSLLATGFPYDVAKDPENLTYFERALRKGLLVRRPGAAALDLAYVAAGRLEGFWEVKLNPWDVAAGWLLVEEAGGRVTDLEGNPYRLGSRYILATNGRVHEALRRTLLGLD
- the cas6 gene encoding CRISPR-associated endoribonuclease Cas6, translated to MVLAALVLVLEGEGLPEPLGLRGFFYGLLREVAPEVHDQGENPFALGFGGREGGSWARVSLLKEELYARLAPRLYALEGEEVRLGPPFRVRAVLQEGHPWAGVSTYPRLFQGPPSRDLALRFASPTFFRRKGVHYPVPEPRLVLESLLRRLEAFGPLKAPEGVREALLERTTVRSLEGRTLPARTEVDTAGFVGRVVYHLPRATEEEALWLSALGRFAFFSGVGAKTSLGYGRARAESP